One Roseiconus lacunae genomic region harbors:
- a CDS encoding class I SAM-dependent methyltransferase yields MEELNESIYDHPKYYDLVFGADCAAETKFILGCAKRYMKKAANRFFEPACGTGRLLYHLARQGYDVDGLDLNPKAIEFCNERFRKHGFDFRAFVADMSDFRVKRKSDVAFNTINSFRHLSTEAAARGHMESMAGAVRVGGLYLLGVHLTPTEAEPSEGESWSARRGHLTVNTHMWTNSRDPKKRVERFGIRFDIHKPSGSSRINDELVLRSYTKAQMARLIKHSGKWEVVATYDFGYDLSDPIEVDETTEDVVYVLKRV; encoded by the coding sequence ATGGAAGAACTCAACGAATCGATCTACGATCACCCCAAGTATTACGATTTGGTCTTCGGCGCCGACTGTGCGGCAGAGACAAAATTCATTCTCGGCTGCGCCAAGCGATACATGAAGAAAGCGGCGAACCGATTTTTCGAGCCCGCATGCGGGACCGGCCGCCTGCTCTATCATCTGGCACGCCAGGGTTACGATGTCGACGGTTTGGATTTGAATCCCAAGGCGATCGAGTTTTGTAACGAGCGATTTCGAAAGCACGGTTTCGACTTCCGTGCGTTTGTCGCCGACATGTCTGACTTTCGAGTCAAACGAAAGAGCGACGTCGCGTTCAACACGATCAACAGCTTCCGCCACCTTTCCACCGAAGCCGCCGCCCGTGGGCACATGGAATCGATGGCCGGTGCGGTCCGTGTCGGCGGGCTTTATTTATTGGGCGTGCATTTAACACCGACCGAAGCGGAGCCGAGCGAGGGCGAGTCCTGGTCCGCTCGCCGTGGTCATTTGACGGTTAACACACACATGTGGACCAACAGTCGTGACCCGAAGAAGCGTGTCGAGCGATTCGGAATCCGCTTTGATATTCACAAGCCCAGCGGTAGCTCACGGATCAACGACGAGCTTGTCCTGCGGAGCTACACCAAGGCTCAGATGGCGCGTTTGATCAAGCACAGCGGGAAATGGGAGGTCGTCGCGACGTACGACTTTGGGTACGACTTATCCGATCCGATCGAAGTCGACGAGACGACCGAAGATGTTGTCTACGTTCTCAAGCGAGTTTAG
- the rnhA gene encoding ribonuclease HI, with protein sequence MKQVKLFTDGACSGNPGPGGWAFILRCEKTGKELERAAGTPTATNNQMELQAVIEGLKALKEPCEVTLYADSNYVLQGMKSWMAGWKSRGWKRKDGSKLVPVKNVELWQELDRQMQTHTIRFEHVKGHSGHLENERCDQLAVAAYQRYLVKR encoded by the coding sequence ATGAAGCAAGTCAAACTTTTCACCGACGGAGCGTGTAGCGGTAACCCTGGACCCGGGGGCTGGGCGTTTATCCTGCGATGCGAGAAAACCGGCAAAGAGCTCGAGCGGGCTGCCGGAACTCCGACAGCGACCAACAACCAAATGGAATTACAAGCGGTCATTGAGGGACTCAAGGCGCTGAAGGAACCGTGCGAGGTCACGCTTTACGCCGACAGCAACTATGTGCTGCAAGGGATGAAGTCATGGATGGCCGGATGGAAGAGCCGCGGTTGGAAGCGGAAAGACGGTTCAAAGTTGGTTCCGGTTAAGAACGTCGAGCTATGGCAGGAGCTCGATCGCCAAATGCAAACGCACACGATTCGGTTCGAGCACGTCAAAGGACACTCGGGGCACCTTGAAAACGAGCGTTGTGATCAATTGGCGGTAGCCGCTTATCAGCGTTATCTCGTCAAACGCTGA
- a CDS encoding cold shock domain-containing protein — protein sequence MPRDTSSPRDDESPKKFRITRKRLGTIRFIDDKGEFGFIEAEDFRDDVFFHQSIWQQPENFDPGHNRPRRDQRSFSDQRPQHRDSRPPRRDRHQDTRQPILSKELIGRHVEFEIDDDLFEVEKKLRATTVQLTKRPMGRRMTGRDATFNIVTHHPKARRKRPDWRK from the coding sequence TTGCCCCGAGACACCTCCTCCCCCCGCGACGATGAGTCGCCGAAAAAATTCCGCATCACCCGTAAACGACTGGGAACAATCCGGTTTATCGATGACAAGGGTGAGTTCGGTTTTATCGAAGCGGAGGATTTTCGAGACGATGTCTTCTTCCATCAGTCGATCTGGCAACAGCCGGAGAACTTTGACCCGGGGCACAACCGGCCCCGCCGCGACCAGCGTTCATTCTCCGATCAGCGGCCGCAGCACCGTGATTCGAGACCGCCACGACGAGATCGACATCAGGACACACGCCAGCCCATACTCAGTAAAGAACTGATCGGGCGGCACGTCGAATTTGAGATCGACGATGACCTCTTCGAAGTCGAAAAGAAACTCCGCGCGACCACCGTTCAACTGACCAAGCGACCGATGGGACGGCGGATGACCGGGCGTGACGCAACGTTCAATATCGTTACGCACCATCCCAAAGCACGCCGCAAACGCCCCGATTGGCGAAAGTAG
- a CDS encoding SHD1 domain-containing protein, which translates to MMKRKVRNTMRWTLVVCLSTGLSVGPATAGGLLKRLRCKPAADQCAPVSCPPVSCTPVVVCEPVVCEPVCCEPIVCPPACDTGCETAPEPCTDGCGSADGSDASTAVEESNDAPPIVTDSPEEAKTDEAETFDAPQTDEPADQIETGRPALTDDAAAAAGAAAAAENEAADPNPFDASETEAAPAEEAPTEPAMPAEPEAPAEAPAAEMPTEPEAPAEPEAPAEPATDDLFGEPAPAEAPAEMPAEAPADEPAEAPLDDLFGDTPAEPATEPAAPAEAEAMDDLFGEPAAPAEAPAEAPANESIDDLFGDPPADAAPAEAAPADAMDDLFGDPAPAEAAPAEAAPASESIDDLFGEAPAADAAAPAEAADDAMDDLFGTPSEAPAEAAPAGDASDSLDDLFGPAEGEAAPANDKPAGEEKDLSDSLDDLFGKTEADPSVTVQVTSVDQVPALDPLSETHVRTWIDNTGTFSVQGRLIEINTGNVRLLKDNGRTCTVPAGRLCPADEAYVDSIRKQIALNKLAMLSSK; encoded by the coding sequence ATGATGAAGCGAAAGGTCCGAAACACCATGCGGTGGACCCTCGTCGTCTGTTTGTCGACCGGCCTGAGCGTCGGGCCGGCCACCGCCGGAGGATTGCTGAAACGTCTGCGTTGCAAACCCGCGGCCGATCAGTGTGCCCCGGTAAGCTGCCCCCCAGTGAGCTGCACCCCCGTCGTGGTTTGTGAGCCAGTGGTTTGCGAACCAGTCTGCTGCGAACCGATCGTCTGCCCGCCCGCTTGCGATACCGGTTGCGAGACAGCACCGGAACCTTGCACCGATGGCTGTGGTTCGGCAGACGGCAGCGATGCCTCGACCGCTGTCGAAGAAAGCAACGACGCCCCGCCTATCGTCACCGATTCTCCCGAAGAGGCGAAAACCGACGAAGCTGAAACCTTCGACGCGCCTCAAACCGATGAGCCGGCGGACCAAATCGAAACCGGACGTCCGGCACTGACCGATGATGCCGCCGCGGCGGCCGGTGCCGCAGCCGCAGCCGAAAACGAAGCTGCTGACCCGAATCCGTTTGATGCGTCGGAGACAGAAGCCGCGCCTGCTGAGGAAGCCCCCACCGAGCCAGCAATGCCAGCTGAGCCGGAAGCTCCCGCCGAAGCTCCTGCTGCCGAGATGCCAACCGAGCCGGAAGCCCCCGCCGAGCCAGAAGCCCCAGCCGAACCGGCGACGGACGACTTGTTTGGTGAGCCTGCACCTGCGGAAGCACCGGCCGAGATGCCGGCGGAAGCGCCCGCCGATGAACCGGCCGAAGCGCCGCTTGACGATTTGTTCGGTGACACCCCTGCGGAACCGGCAACCGAGCCCGCCGCTCCGGCCGAAGCCGAAGCGATGGACGATTTATTTGGTGAGCCCGCCGCTCCTGCTGAAGCTCCTGCTGAAGCACCCGCGAACGAGTCAATTGATGATTTATTCGGTGACCCGCCAGCGGACGCCGCCCCCGCCGAAGCCGCACCGGCAGACGCGATGGACGATTTATTCGGCGATCCTGCTCCCGCCGAAGCCGCACCTGCCGAAGCGGCACCTGCTTCGGAATCGATCGACGACCTGTTCGGTGAAGCACCGGCCGCAGATGCAGCCGCCCCCGCAGAAGCTGCAGACGACGCGATGGACGACTTGTTCGGAACACCCTCGGAAGCACCTGCCGAAGCCGCTCCCGCAGGCGACGCGAGCGATTCGCTTGACGATTTGTTTGGTCCGGCCGAAGGTGAAGCTGCTCCAGCTAACGACAAGCCCGCTGGTGAGGAAAAAGATCTCAGCGATAGCCTGGATGATTTATTTGGGAAGACAGAAGCCGATCCTTCGGTAACCGTTCAGGTCACGTCGGTTGATCAAGTTCCCGCACTCGATCCACTCAGCGAAACGCATGTTCGGACATGGATCGACAACACCGGAACGTTCAGCGTTCAAGGTCGATTGATCGAAATCAATACGGGCAACGTCCGTCTGCTCAAGGATAACGGCCGCACCTGCACCGTGCCGGCCGGACGTTTGTGCCCAGCAGATGAAGCCTACGTCGATTCAATCCGAAAACAGATTGCTTTGAACAAGCTGGCGATGCTGAGCAGCAAGTAA
- a CDS encoding YqgE/AlgH family protein has product MMDSNALQPSDSLVGKLLVASTTVQDPMLNRSVSLVVHQDTENVFAVLLNRPMAAPAGLSKMLGSLGSSPGSQPAAKSDEQRRSRLPQSDPGVPEKAADVLADEASQQSGEIDDPTSDFTEIAESTLAEKTAGEVSKSLGTIHFGGPLSGPVVAVHSSSEHAEAQTGQGVYVAAERSVLETLVKQKPGPYRLIVGHLGWTQEQLQAEREAGFWHVIDANEHDVFTRDDFLWPTVIRRATTNSMAHWLGIDQLPAAAELN; this is encoded by the coding sequence ATGATGGATTCCAACGCCTTACAACCGTCTGATTCTCTGGTCGGCAAATTGCTGGTCGCATCGACCACTGTCCAGGATCCGATGCTGAATCGATCTGTTTCTCTGGTCGTCCATCAAGATACCGAGAATGTCTTTGCGGTGTTACTCAATCGGCCGATGGCGGCACCGGCGGGACTGAGCAAAATGCTTGGTTCACTTGGCAGCTCGCCAGGATCACAACCGGCGGCAAAGTCAGACGAACAACGCCGCTCGCGATTGCCGCAATCAGATCCGGGCGTACCTGAGAAGGCGGCTGATGTCTTGGCGGACGAGGCGTCGCAGCAGTCCGGCGAGATTGATGATCCGACATCAGATTTTACTGAAATCGCTGAATCCACGTTGGCCGAAAAAACCGCCGGCGAAGTCTCGAAATCTCTGGGGACAATCCATTTCGGTGGTCCCCTATCAGGCCCCGTCGTTGCCGTCCATAGTTCCAGCGAACACGCCGAAGCTCAGACCGGCCAGGGCGTTTACGTCGCCGCCGAGCGATCGGTACTAGAAACGCTCGTCAAACAGAAACCGGGCCCTTATCGGCTGATTGTTGGGCATCTTGGCTGGACGCAGGAGCAGCTTCAGGCCGAGCGTGAGGCTGGGTTCTGGCACGTGATCGATGCCAACGAGCACGATGTTTTCACCCGCGACGACTTTCTTTGGCCAACGGTTATCCGACGAGCGACAACCAACAGCATGGCCCACTGGCTGGGAATTGATCAGCTTCCCGCAGCCGCCGAATTAAATTAG
- a CDS encoding baeRF3 domain-containing protein, whose product MKTATKTELPSKELLNELANETSERCVSIYMKTATAGPETTQAPIRLKNLVRQAHEQLDGGNDTLKKTLEEVAGMEHDSTFWQHQSHGLAILISPTRQAWISLPTEPKEEVTVGSHFSLCQLAAQSNTMATPLVLTLSWERASLLHVHQSSVTEVTTGGFPAAYDDIVTERDPEQQLQYHTQSGGSGGSDVAMYHGQGLGEQKIEADRQMYLNQIAKRLKSHAYDHDGPLWIMATEEVQGHFKSNCDLTIGHVISASPDSLNETARNTRLLETRQSQTHGVSNSLGEKLGNALGKGLGSTKLDEILLAALDGRVETLIVQQQTPVRGSFDKDKRSVSVSPDGPDNLLDEAVRLTIQTGGEVVVADERDSEQTNASAAIFRYSIGS is encoded by the coding sequence ATGAAGACCGCAACGAAAACCGAACTGCCTTCCAAAGAACTCCTCAACGAACTCGCCAACGAAACTTCGGAACGCTGTGTGTCGATCTACATGAAAACGGCAACGGCGGGTCCTGAGACAACGCAAGCGCCGATCCGTTTGAAGAACTTAGTTCGACAGGCCCACGAGCAACTTGACGGTGGGAACGACACTCTCAAAAAAACACTTGAAGAAGTTGCCGGGATGGAGCATGACTCGACTTTTTGGCAACATCAATCTCATGGTCTGGCGATCCTGATCAGCCCCACGCGTCAGGCATGGATTTCGTTACCGACAGAGCCTAAAGAAGAAGTCACCGTCGGTAGCCACTTTTCACTTTGTCAGCTCGCCGCGCAATCCAACACCATGGCAACGCCGCTCGTGCTAACGCTCAGTTGGGAGCGTGCGAGCTTGCTTCACGTGCACCAAAGTTCGGTCACCGAAGTCACGACGGGCGGCTTCCCGGCCGCCTACGACGATATTGTGACCGAGCGTGATCCCGAACAACAGCTTCAGTACCACACGCAGTCAGGAGGCAGCGGCGGTTCAGACGTCGCGATGTACCACGGCCAGGGGCTCGGCGAACAGAAGATCGAAGCTGACCGGCAAATGTACCTCAACCAGATCGCCAAGCGTTTAAAAAGTCACGCCTATGATCATGACGGTCCGCTGTGGATCATGGCGACCGAAGAGGTGCAGGGGCACTTCAAGTCCAACTGCGACCTAACCATCGGCCACGTTATCTCAGCCAGCCCCGATAGCCTCAATGAAACGGCGCGGAACACTCGACTACTTGAAACACGTCAGTCTCAAACTCATGGCGTCAGTAATTCGCTCGGCGAAAAACTTGGCAATGCATTGGGCAAGGGCCTCGGGTCGACCAAGCTTGATGAGATCCTGCTCGCCGCGCTCGATGGCCGTGTTGAGACACTGATCGTCCAGCAACAAACGCCCGTTCGAGGATCGTTCGATAAAGATAAGCGATCGGTTTCGGTCAGTCCTGACGGGCCGGACAACTTGCTGGACGAAGCGGTAAGACTGACGATTCAAACAGGAGGCGAGGTCGTCGTTGCCGACGAGCGTGATAGCGAACAGACGAACGCATCGGCCGCAATCTTCCGCTATTCCATCGGCAGTTAA
- a CDS encoding GrpB family protein, protein MDSPVRLMHYDPRWKQEFLQTRSGLLHSCDGWVNEVHHIGSTAVSGMIAQPIVDVIAVVKDDAEREQALAESTVLIEGMFFRRQETPMWAAETIVLEKPRGGEPTHRVFLTYAGSPFYHSSLMIAERLQDDRELSLRFETTKVDRWRQGEGDPARYAADKAVFFAHLIEHSD, encoded by the coding sequence ATGGACAGTCCCGTTCGTCTGATGCACTACGACCCTCGCTGGAAACAAGAGTTCCTGCAGACGCGAAGTGGACTGTTACATAGTTGTGATGGCTGGGTCAACGAAGTCCATCACATTGGCAGCACGGCGGTCAGCGGCATGATCGCTCAACCGATCGTGGACGTCATCGCCGTGGTCAAAGACGACGCCGAACGCGAGCAGGCGCTCGCGGAGTCGACGGTGTTGATCGAAGGCATGTTCTTCCGCCGCCAGGAAACACCGATGTGGGCGGCCGAGACGATCGTGCTGGAGAAGCCTCGTGGTGGTGAACCGACGCACCGTGTGTTTTTAACCTACGCCGGCAGTCCGTTTTATCATTCATCGCTCATGATCGCCGAGCGTTTGCAAGACGATCGCGAGTTGTCGTTGCGGTTCGAAACGACCAAGGTGGATCGGTGGCGTCAGGGAGAAGGCGACCCGGCTCGCTATGCGGCCGACAAAGCCGTGTTCTTTGCACACCTGATCGAACATTCCGATTGA
- a CDS encoding sensor histidine kinase, with protein MFRFVQRLFSSMSLERKSLLFFGFFFTVLMCGAFFVVQTLGNRLVLRTTQQRAQDLADAELLMLHGDAIWADDRDEELVAHNSSVMADLRNEILAQDIQFEILGLEDQTKYADLPPPRPPADATERARLETLLPEFREQLARIIAQEPEITESFDLGENESMSMIGLGTQPVHQQVGPVDGSFIYYRPIFPFPKIECRSCHYAENEELRLAAGGDPVKLAELAPFRVIRVSMPYKDTEDQTTWISSIVVALALFIVAMTLYMLHALIRYLVLEPLYHIRDVSEAITHGDVTKRATIESEDEFRELADAFNRMLRGMLESQEKERIINAELDGRVDQLAQLNWQLYEANRVKSDFMANMSHELRTPLNSIIGFSDVLHGIDSLTDKQRRYAENIQKSGRLLLEMINDILDLAKVEAGKMEVRRNEFDLGRLIAAQADMIGSLSEEKHISLTTEIPESLPMAYQDPNKLGQIINNLLSNAIKFTPEGGKVTVRVNDLSAGSASDRFRLEVIDTGVGIAEEDQSIIFQKFRQSRKVLDGEGLTREFAGTGLGLSIVKELAKLLGGEVGFESELGRGSTFWVELPWRLSDQSLQAANELSQPTDLPSISK; from the coding sequence ATGTTTCGCTTTGTTCAACGACTGTTTTCGTCGATGAGCCTGGAGCGAAAGAGCCTGCTGTTTTTTGGCTTTTTCTTCACCGTTTTAATGTGTGGTGCGTTTTTCGTCGTGCAGACGTTGGGCAATCGGTTAGTCCTGCGGACCACTCAGCAACGAGCCCAAGACCTCGCCGATGCCGAGCTGCTAATGCTGCATGGCGATGCGATTTGGGCGGATGACCGCGACGAAGAATTGGTCGCGCACAATTCCAGTGTGATGGCGGACCTCCGTAATGAAATCTTGGCGCAAGATATCCAGTTCGAAATCCTGGGGCTGGAAGACCAAACAAAATACGCGGATCTTCCTCCACCCCGCCCTCCCGCGGACGCCACCGAGCGTGCTCGACTGGAAACACTGCTGCCAGAATTTCGAGAACAGCTAGCGCGGATCATCGCGCAGGAACCTGAGATCACCGAGTCCTTCGATTTGGGTGAAAACGAATCGATGAGCATGATCGGTTTGGGCACCCAGCCGGTCCACCAACAGGTCGGCCCGGTCGACGGATCGTTCATCTACTACCGACCCATTTTTCCGTTTCCAAAAATCGAATGCCGCTCATGCCACTACGCCGAGAACGAGGAATTGCGGCTTGCCGCCGGTGGCGATCCGGTCAAGCTTGCCGAGTTGGCACCGTTTCGCGTCATTCGCGTCAGCATGCCTTACAAGGACACCGAGGACCAAACCACTTGGATCAGTTCGATTGTTGTTGCCTTGGCACTCTTTATCGTCGCGATGACGCTGTACATGCTTCATGCGCTGATTCGTTACTTAGTCCTTGAACCGCTGTATCACATCCGCGATGTCAGCGAAGCGATCACCCATGGCGATGTTACCAAGCGTGCGACGATCGAGTCGGAAGATGAATTTCGAGAACTCGCCGACGCGTTTAACCGCATGTTGCGGGGAATGCTAGAAAGCCAAGAGAAAGAACGAATCATCAACGCCGAACTTGACGGACGCGTCGACCAGCTGGCTCAACTGAACTGGCAACTTTACGAAGCCAACCGAGTCAAGAGTGACTTCATGGCCAACATGAGCCACGAACTTCGCACACCGCTGAACAGCATCATCGGATTTTCGGATGTCCTGCACGGGATCGACTCGCTCACTGACAAGCAGCGACGCTATGCCGAGAACATCCAGAAGAGCGGTCGCTTGCTATTGGAAATGATCAATGACATCTTGGATCTTGCCAAAGTCGAGGCGGGCAAAATGGAAGTCCGTCGCAACGAATTTGACCTCGGCCGATTGATTGCCGCCCAAGCGGACATGATCGGATCGCTGAGCGAAGAGAAACACATTTCATTGACGACCGAGATCCCCGAGTCACTGCCGATGGCATACCAGGATCCCAACAAGCTCGGGCAGATCATCAACAACCTGCTTTCCAATGCGATTAAATTCACCCCCGAAGGCGGTAAGGTCACCGTTCGCGTGAACGATCTCTCGGCCGGCTCGGCGTCGGACCGATTTCGACTGGAGGTGATCGACACCGGGGTGGGAATCGCCGAAGAGGATCAGTCGATCATCTTCCAAAAATTTCGCCAGAGCCGCAAAGTGCTCGACGGCGAAGGTCTGACACGAGAATTTGCCGGCACGGGGTTGGGGTTATCGATCGTCAAAGAACTTGCCAAACTCTTGGGCGGGGAAGTCGGCTTTGAAAGCGAGCTTGGACGCGGCAGCACGTTCTGGGTGGAACTTCCTTGGCGACTAAGCGACCAGTCGTTACAAGCTGCTAATGAACTCAGCCAGCCAACGGATCTTCCTTCGATCAGCAAATGA
- the pdxH gene encoding pyridoxamine 5'-phosphate oxidase yields MSLYEMRKSYTLSTLLEKDIDPNPMVQFKTWLSEALQGDLPDWVEVNAMTLSTSDGKGEVSSRIVLLKGLEQDRFWFYTNYDSDKAAQMESNSHVALCFLWQHIQRQVRVTGTVSKAPRDQSEAYFRKRPRDSQLGAIVSSQSSVVESREVLERRLAELKQQHGDSNPIPCPDNWGGYCVDPITIEFWQGRDSRLHDRLRYRKDASNWRVERLAP; encoded by the coding sequence ATGAGTTTGTATGAGATGCGAAAAAGTTACACACTCTCGACCCTATTAGAGAAAGACATTGATCCCAACCCGATGGTTCAGTTCAAAACTTGGCTGAGCGAGGCACTCCAAGGAGATTTGCCCGACTGGGTCGAGGTCAACGCGATGACGCTTTCGACCAGCGATGGAAAAGGCGAAGTGTCCAGCCGGATCGTGTTGCTAAAGGGACTGGAGCAGGATCGCTTTTGGTTCTATACCAATTACGATTCGGACAAGGCCGCACAGATGGAGTCAAATTCGCACGTCGCACTGTGCTTTTTGTGGCAACATATTCAACGTCAAGTGCGCGTCACCGGCACGGTCTCAAAGGCACCACGTGATCAGTCCGAAGCGTACTTCCGCAAACGTCCTCGGGACAGCCAATTGGGGGCGATTGTCAGTAGCCAGTCCTCCGTGGTCGAATCCCGTGAAGTCCTCGAACGGCGACTTGCCGAGCTAAAGCAGCAGCACGGGGATTCCAACCCAATTCCTTGCCCCGACAATTGGGGCGGATATTGTGTTGACCCGATCACCATTGAATTTTGGCAGGGGCGTGATAGCCGGCTTCACGACCGCCTTCGCTATCGGAAAGACGCTTCGAACTGGCGAGTCGAGCGGCTCGCACCCTAA
- a CDS encoding ThuA domain-containing protein: protein MLRNSLLTRRFVLTLAVTYCAAILPCAELSAEETAPLKALIIDGQNNHGAWPKTTMMMKSYLEDSGRFSVDIARTQFTWKGGKLLEQYPLEDGKSYTDLPQPKSDPDFKPTFSNYDVVISNFGWKAAPWPEETQTALEQYVSGGGGFVVIHAADNSFGSWTEFNEMIGLGGWDGRNEKSGPYVYVDKEGQVQRDLSPGPGGNHGPAHEYQIVVRQPDHPIVKGLPKAWLHTKDELYQKLRGPALNMTILATAYADPKYRGTDRHEPKLMTIDYGKGRIFHTTMGHDDVAFSCVGFITTLLRGCEWAGTGEVTLTKVPEDFPGVNETSKREFES from the coding sequence ATGCTTCGAAACTCCCTGCTGACACGACGATTCGTGCTGACCCTCGCCGTGACGTATTGTGCGGCGATCCTTCCTTGTGCGGAGCTTTCCGCAGAAGAAACGGCGCCCCTGAAGGCCTTGATTATTGACGGGCAGAACAACCACGGGGCATGGCCGAAGACGACGATGATGATGAAGTCGTACTTGGAAGATTCGGGTCGATTCAGCGTCGATATCGCCCGGACTCAATTCACCTGGAAAGGCGGAAAGCTGCTCGAACAATATCCGCTCGAAGACGGCAAGTCATACACCGATCTACCGCAGCCCAAGTCCGATCCTGATTTCAAACCGACGTTTTCAAATTACGACGTCGTGATCAGCAACTTCGGCTGGAAAGCGGCACCGTGGCCGGAGGAAACTCAAACGGCCTTGGAACAATATGTTTCCGGGGGCGGAGGTTTTGTCGTGATCCATGCCGCGGACAATTCGTTCGGTTCATGGACGGAGTTCAATGAAATGATCGGACTCGGTGGCTGGGACGGACGCAATGAAAAGTCCGGCCCCTACGTTTACGTCGACAAAGAAGGCCAAGTCCAACGCGACCTTTCGCCAGGCCCCGGCGGCAATCACGGACCGGCGCACGAGTACCAAATCGTTGTCCGCCAACCCGACCACCCGATCGTCAAAGGACTGCCCAAGGCATGGCTGCACACCAAGGACGAACTGTACCAGAAGCTTCGTGGTCCGGCACTCAACATGACGATTTTGGCCACCGCTTATGCTGACCCAAAGTATCGTGGCACCGATCGGCATGAACCCAAACTAATGACGATCGATTACGGCAAGGGGCGCATCTTTCACACGACGATGGGGCATGACGACGTTGCGTTCAGTTGCGTTGGTTTCATCACCACACTCCTCCGCGGTTGCGAATGGGCGGGTACCGGCGAAGTCACGTTAACGAAGGTGCCGGAGGATTTTCCAGGCGTCAACGAAACCAGCAAACGCGAATTTGAGTCATAA
- the yaaA gene encoding peroxide stress protein YaaA, which translates to MLILLSPSKRLDYDSPVTVNTKTTPKLIDSSTELADELRELTPKQIASLMGISDELATLNHQRFQDWIAPMPDDATRQSAFAFKGDVYLGLEAETLTAKQLEYAQEHLRILSGLYGVLRPLDGILPYRLEMGTSLKNARGKDLYQFWGTSIAESLNHQLEQTGSKFILNCASNEYFKAVDKKTIAAEIISPVFKDKSKNGDYRVITVYAKKARGTMAAWVIRKKAKTLKKLQQFDGDGYRYDEASSTAAKPVFLRG; encoded by the coding sequence ATGCTGATCCTACTGTCTCCGTCGAAGCGACTGGACTACGACTCCCCCGTAACGGTCAACACAAAAACCACCCCCAAGCTGATCGATTCGAGTACCGAATTGGCCGACGAACTTCGTGAACTCACCCCCAAGCAAATTGCCTCGTTGATGGGCATTAGCGATGAGTTAGCCACGCTGAATCATCAACGTTTTCAGGATTGGATCGCGCCGATGCCGGACGATGCGACGCGGCAGTCGGCGTTTGCGTTTAAAGGCGACGTGTATCTCGGACTGGAAGCGGAAACGTTGACCGCAAAACAACTCGAATACGCTCAGGAACACCTGCGGATTTTATCAGGCCTATACGGAGTCCTGCGTCCGCTCGACGGGATCTTGCCGTATCGGCTGGAGATGGGCACCTCACTCAAGAATGCGCGCGGCAAAGATCTGTATCAATTCTGGGGAACCTCGATCGCCGAATCGCTCAATCACCAACTCGAGCAGACGGGTTCGAAGTTCATCCTGAACTGCGCCTCTAACGAGTACTTCAAGGCCGTCGACAAGAAAACGATTGCCGCCGAAATCATTTCTCCGGTCTTCAAAGACAAATCGAAAAATGGCGACTACCGGGTGATCACGGTCTACGCGAAAAAGGCTCGCGGCACGATGGCCGCCTGGGTGATCCGCAAGAAAGCGAAGACACTCAAAAAGTTGCAACAGTTCGACGGCGATGGCTATCGCTACGACGAGGCGAGTTCCACAGCCGCCAAGCCGGTGTTCCTGCGGGGCTAG